Below is a genomic region from Leptospira bourretii.
ACGTTTTTAACAATGGATCTTCCGTTGACAAACATTCCGACTCCTTCGGTTCCTGAAACGAAAAACTCGATTTGATCGTTTCCAGTAGCTGTAAAAGGCAAATAGACGAATATACCATCGATTTCGGTGTTATTAACACCATCTACGTAGAAGTCCAGAATGGCTTCGTATTTTTTGCCCGGAATCGTATGGAATTTAGGAATACCGTTTTCTAGAGAAAGAGGTGCCTTTGGGATTTGAGGCTGGCCAACTGACAAATCAATCTCTTCTTCAATCATTTTTTCTCTCACATAGACCAACAATCCACCTCCTTCTATGAACCCATCTCCAATCAGACGAATGGAATTGTGACCGTCAGATGGAATCGTATCATTGGACAGATTGATCGGAGATAACCCTATGTTGATTTCTCTGGTTGAAACCAATCCTGTACGATTGAGACTATTTTGTGATTGCATCAAACTAACACTCGTCAGTAAGGAATCAAAAATATTTGAATTGTTTGATTGTTCCGGATTACATTGAAACACACTCGAAAGAAATAAAAAAATTCCGGTATAGCGAAATACTTTTTGAATCATATATCTTAAGCAACCTTTGATTTATTTTCAGTTAAAACAAGTTACTATATTATAATGAATCTTCCAAATCGTCGTCCTGGGACCGGAATTAGGAGTCAATCAATTAGGTTTTTAATGAAGTTCTCAAGTCTTTCACTCAAAAATAACTAAACCCATGTTTCTACCAAATGGTTTTGAGAGACCATGTGCAGAGCAACATTGATAGAATCTTTTCTTAAATGTGTTTTGCCAATCGTTCTGATTGTTTTGAAAGTCCATCCACATTTTCACGTAAGTGGGAAGTATTGGAAGCAAGCGAAGAGGCAGATTGTTCAATGGATACCAGCGCTCTTGACATTTCTTGTGTTCCCATTTTCTGCTCTGATGCCACTACCTCCAATTGTTTGGAAAGTGAGAACAATTCCTGAAATGAATCCAAAAATGATTTATGAATGGATGTTTGTTTTTCGACTTTGGTTTTTAAATCCGAAAGGTTTGAAACAAGAATTCCAAAACTTCTATCCTGAATTCCCATTTTTTCTTTTGTTTCCGTTGCCGCCGTATTTCCGTTCACAATCAATTTGGCAGCTTGTGTGATGATTTTCGAAATTAAGGACGCATTTTCTTGCGCACTATCAGCAAGTTTTGCAACTTCTTGCGCAACAACGGCAAACCCTCTGCCATGTTCACCTGCTCTAGCAGCTTCAATAGAAGCATTTAATGCAAGCAAGTTGGTGCGATCAGCAATGTCTCTTAAAATTTGATTCACTTCTTCCACTTTTTGAAAACTTTCTTTGATTTCTTCAAAGTTGGAACTCACTGAATCCATAGCGGTAGTGACTTGCAAACTATACTGTTTGGATTCATCCGTGGTCTGCGCCAAATTAGTTGTCGCTGAATAAACTTCGTATAAAATTTTATCCATGACCGCACTTTCTTGGTTTAAGCCATCTATTCTTGTAAACTGTGATTTTACAAAATCGCTGGCACTGTCCATAGATGCTGCAAGTTCTTCCATCGAAGCACTGATTTCTTCTACACTCGAAACTTGTGTTTGGATTTCAGAATTTAAAGAATCCATAAATGTTATCATTTCTTGGACACTTTTGTTCAAGGTCTCTGCCTCGGACTGTATGTTTTGTTTTGTAAGATTTGCGGCTTCTGATTTTTGTCTCGCCTCTTCAGCGGATTTTGTTGCCTCATTACTAGAATTCGACATAAATTTGACAACAGCACTCATCATATGAACACCGCAGATCAAAGCGACTGTATTGATTCCGATAAAAGGAATTCCAAATTCGCCCGCGGATGTTGCAATGAATTTGATTTCCGCGCCTCCTATTACTCCTAAGTAAACGTATAGAAGCAAACTAGAAATTGCAATGTATCCGACCGCCATTGTTAATCGATAAGATAATAAAAAACCGGAATAAATAACGACAAAAAGCAGAACCAACATTACGAATGGAAGTGTTGCAATGGAGACCTTTTCCGCTGGAGTTTTTGACATAATTACAACGATGGCAAAAACACTCGAGTAGATAACGATATCGAGCAAAATAGATATGTAAGCAAATTTTAAATAAAATCTTTTCTTTTTGTAGAGCCAGAAAGTATAAACGCCATATGATAAAACCACAAATTCTAAAGCAGAAAGTATAAGACTCATGGTCTTTTCCGTTGTGGGTATCGCCACCATAAAGAAAATATTGATTGATAACATCACAATCGCAAAAGAAATACGAATCGTGTTCGCAATCATACTTCCTTTTTCTAAGTAGTTACCAGTAACAGATGACATAAGTAAAATCTCCGATATAGTCGACGAAATTTTATATTGAATTCAGCCAAGAATTGTTCCGTAATTTATA
It encodes:
- a CDS encoding methyl-accepting chemotaxis protein — protein: MSSVTGNYLEKGSMIANTIRISFAIVMLSINIFFMVAIPTTEKTMSLILSALEFVVLSYGVYTFWLYKKKRFYLKFAYISILLDIVIYSSVFAIVVIMSKTPAEKVSIATLPFVMLVLLFVVIYSGFLLSYRLTMAVGYIAISSLLLYVYLGVIGGAEIKFIATSAGEFGIPFIGINTVALICGVHMMSAVVKFMSNSSNEATKSAEEARQKSEAANLTKQNIQSEAETLNKSVQEMITFMDSLNSEIQTQVSSVEEISASMEELAASMDSASDFVKSQFTRIDGLNQESAVMDKILYEVYSATTNLAQTTDESKQYSLQVTTAMDSVSSNFEEIKESFQKVEEVNQILRDIADRTNLLALNASIEAARAGEHGRGFAVVAQEVAKLADSAQENASLISKIITQAAKLIVNGNTAATETKEKMGIQDRSFGILVSNLSDLKTKVEKQTSIHKSFLDSFQELFSLSKQLEVVASEQKMGTQEMSRALVSIEQSASSLASNTSHLRENVDGLSKQSERLAKHI